A genomic region of Salvelinus namaycush isolate Seneca chromosome 7, SaNama_1.0, whole genome shotgun sequence contains the following coding sequences:
- the LOC120051215 gene encoding A disintegrin and metalloproteinase with thrombospondin motifs 1-like, translating to MMSFACVWFSLITALCVRAAHGTWEESTVVPVRLDPVRPEREAEQGRTLSVEEREKESEMRVYRLDVFGKRVVLKLEPDQTFLAPGFVFHVVGSPESQAQRESDSSAAETQCFFSGTVNGEEDSAAALNLCHGLRGGFYLQGEEYFINPNNSSDAQPMDGDLHLIRRRGREYFAEESSSKCGVNEEEDRLPENQETKVNHGTTNPDHPAHHQRSKRFVSTPRFVEIMIVADQSMAEFHGAGLKPYLLTIMAVASRLYRHPTIHNSISLAVVKLLVVYEEESGPQVSSNAALTLRNFCQWQRQHNPPSDRHPEHYDTAVLFTRTDLCGAHSCDTLGMADVGTVCDPERSCSIIEDDGLQAAFTVAHELGHVFNMPHDDSKQCASVNGDHWGSHMMASTLSNLDQLQPWSPCSALMVTSFMDNGHGQCLLDKPHKPQSLPATLPGNVYDADRQCRLTFGEESQHCPGLSTTCMALWCTVTTTNGLLVCQTKNFPWADGTLCGHDSFCLAGQCLSKTEAARHQTPVNGAWGVWGPWGDCSRTCNGGVEYSFRDCDSPLPKNGGKYCEGKRIQYRSCNTEICPESNGLSFREEQCLAHNDISSQMSFGSGEGVEWVPKYAGVSPKDRCKLVCRAKGTGYFFILKPKVADGTPCSPDSTSVCVQGQCVKAGCDRIIGSSRRFDKCSVCGGNGSTCKKVSGALERARPGYQNVVTIPAGATHLDVKQRAPGGGRHDNSYLAVLRQDGTYLLNGDYKLMTLETDIALKGALLRYSGSSASLERLRSFSPLPEALTIQVLSVGDSPRPRVKYSYFAPRPVFASPSGGTVARRQSINAIRELGEAEWTLREWGPCSQSCGGGTQQREVLCLDSQGRPSRECPEELRPLASCPCAPHPCPSWFLGEWSVCSKSCGRGFRKRPLRCVGHNGRTLAHESCDHKDRPRPLLDLCNQSAC from the exons ATGATGTCGTTCGCTTGCGTCTGGTTCAGTTTGATTACGGCTCTGTGCGTGAGAGCGGCGCACGGCACATGGGAGGAAAGTACAGTTGTACCGGTCAGACTCGACCCGGTTCGGCCCGAGAGGGAAGCCGAGCAGGGCCGGACCCTTTCGGTAGAGGAGCGAGAAAAGGAGTCGGAGATGCGAGTCTACCGGTTGGACGTATTTGGCAAACGGGTGGTCTTGAAGCTAGAGCCGGATCAGACCTTCCTGGCACCTGGGTTTGTGTTCCATGTGGTGGGGAGCCCCGAGTCGCAGGCGCAGCGGGAATCTGACAGCAGCGCAGCCGAGACTCAGTGCTTCTTCTCGGGCACGGTGAACGGGGAGGAGGACTCCGCAGCTGCTCTCAACCTGTGCCACGGACTACGGGGCGGCTTCTATCTCCAAGGTGAAGAGTACTTCATCAATCCCAATAATTCGAGTGATGCACAGCCTATGGATGGGGACCTCCACCTCATTCGCCGAAGAGGTCGGGAATATTTTGCAGAGGAGAGCAGCTCAAAGTGCGGGGTCAACGAGGAAGAGGACAGGTTGCCAGAGAATCAGGAGACAAAAGTAAACCATGGAACCACTAACCCCGACCACCCAG CCCACCACCAGCGGTCCAAGCGCTTCGTGTCCACGCCTCGCTTCGTGGAGATCATGATCGTGGCCGATCAGTCCATGGCCGAGTTCCACGGTGCCGGCCTCAAGCCCTACCTGCTGACCATCATGGCGGTAGCATCGCGCCTCTACCGCCACCCCACCATCCACAACTCCATCAGCCTAGCCGTGGTCAAGCTCCTGGTGGTTTACGAGGAGGAGAGCGGCCCCCAGGTGTCGTCTAACGCTGCCCTGACCCTCCGCAACTTCTGCCAGTGGCAGCGGCAGCACAACCCGCCCAGCGACCGCCACCCAGAGCATTACGACACGGCCGTGCTCTTCACCCGAACG GACCTGTGCGGCGCCCACTCCTGTGACACGCTAGGCATGGCGGATGTTGGCACGGTGTGCGATCCGGAGAGGAGCTGCTCCATCATCGAGGACGACGGGCTGCAGGCGGCATTCACTGTGGCACACGAACTCG GCCACGTCTTCAACATGCCCCACGACGATTCCAAGCAGTGTGCCAGCGTCAACGGTGACCATTGGGGCTCGCACATGATGGCGTCCACCCTGTCCAACCTGGACCAACTCCAGCCGTGGTCGCCTTGCTCTGCCCTCATGGTCACCTCCTTCATGGACAACGGACACGGCCAGTGCCTATTGGACAAGCCCCACAAGCCCCAGTCGCTCCCAGCCACACTACCCGGAAACGTGTACGACGCCGACCGCCAATGTCGCCTGACGTTCGGGGAGGAGTCACAGCACTGTCCCGGCCTGAGTACCACATGTATGGCACTCTGGTGCACAGTGACCACAACCAATGGACTTCTGGTCTGTCAGACCAAGAACTTCCCGTGGGCGGATGGGACGCTGTGTGGCCATGACAGCTTCTGCCTGGCGGGACAGTGTCTGAGCAAGACGGAGGCCGCTCGTCACCAG ACTCCAGTCAACGGTGCCTGGGGTGTATGGGGACCATGGGGAGACTGCTCGCGTACCTGCAACGGAGGGGTGGAGTACTCCTTCAGGGACTGTGATAGCCCCCTGCCCAAAAACGGGGGCAAGTACTGCGAGGGCAAGAGGATCCAATACCGCTCCTGTAACACAGAGATCTGCCCTGAGAGCAACG GTCTGTCATTCCGCGAGGAGCAGTGTCTGGCCCACAACGATATTTCGTCACAGATGTCGTTCGGTTCGGGAGAGGGCGTGGAGTGGGTTCCCAAATATGCCGGCGTCTCACCCAAAGACCGCTGCAAGCTGGTGTGCCGGGCCAAGGGCACGGGCTACTTCTTCATCCTGAAACCAAAG GTGGCTGACGGTACTCCCTGCAGCCCGGACTCCACCTCAGTGTGTGTGCAGGGTCAGTGTGTGAAGGCGGGCTGTGACCGGATCATCGGCTCCAGCCGTCGCTTCGACAAGTGCAGCGTGTGCGGAGGCAACGGCTCCACCTGCAAGAAAGTGTCGGGTGCCCTGGAGCGTGCCAG GCCTGGTTACCAGAACGTTGTGACCATCCCCGCTGGCGCCACTCACCTGGACGTGAAGCAACGTGCCCCCGGCGGGGGTCGCCATGACAACAGCTACCTGGCAGTGTTGCGCCAGGACGGCACCTACCTCCTGAACGGCGACTACAAGCTGATGACTCTCGAAACAGACATCGCCCTCAAGGGGGCGTTGCTACGGTACAGTGGTAGCTCCGCCTCCCTGGAGCGTCTACGCAGCTTCTCGCCCCTCCCCGAGGCCCTGACCATCCAGGTGTTGTCTGTAGGTGACTCGCCCCGCCCCCGTGTCAAATACAGCTACTTTGCGCCGAGACCCGTTTTTGCGTCACCTAGTGGCGGAACGGTGGCACGCCGCCAGTCCATCAATGCCATCCGGGAGCTGGGGGAAGCGGAGTGGACCCTGCGGGAGTGGGGCCCATGCTCGCAGAGCTGTGGGGGCGGTACTCAACAGAGGGAGGTGCTGTGTCTGGATTCCCAGGGGCGGCCATCGCGGGAGTGCCCGGAGGAGCTGCGCCCGTTGGCTTCGTGCCCCTGTGCCCCACACCCCTGTCCTTCGTGGTTCCTGGGGGAGTGGTCGGTGTGCTCCAAGAGCTGTGGCCGCGGGTTCCGCAAGCGGCCGCTACGCTGCGTGGGACACAACGGGCGTACACTCGCCCACGAGAGCTGCGACCACAAAGACAGGCCTCGACCACTGCTGGACTTGTGCAACCAGAGCGCCTGCTAA